One region of Vibrio sp. FE10 genomic DNA includes:
- the ppsR gene encoding posphoenolpyruvate synthetase regulatory kinase/phosphorylase PpsR, whose amino-acid sequence MQIDIQSRDVFYVSDGTAITCETLGHVVLGQFPFKANEKTFPFVESEDKLSDLLKEIEISYRATGHEPLVFFSIVIPEIKLKLLDAPAHCYDVLESIVQKVQDDTKMAPKPKLQRSRSVNKDSDKYFDRIAAIEYTLAHDDGITLKGLEEADIILLGVSRSGKTPTSLYMAMQFGLRVANYPFIHDDIARLRLLPEFEIYRHKLFGLTIDAERLTEIRENRLAGSEYASDSQCLYELKTVEGLFRREAIPYINTSSLSVEEISTRILERIGLRRRLL is encoded by the coding sequence ATGCAAATTGATATTCAAAGTCGTGATGTATTCTATGTTTCTGATGGAACGGCCATAACATGTGAGACTTTAGGGCATGTTGTTCTAGGTCAATTCCCATTCAAAGCTAATGAGAAAACCTTCCCGTTTGTCGAAAGTGAAGACAAACTTTCTGATTTATTAAAAGAGATCGAGATTTCATATCGAGCAACAGGGCATGAACCTTTGGTGTTCTTCTCGATTGTGATTCCGGAGATAAAACTTAAGTTATTAGATGCGCCTGCACACTGTTATGACGTGTTAGAGAGTATCGTGCAGAAGGTGCAAGATGATACGAAAATGGCGCCTAAGCCGAAGCTGCAGCGTTCTCGTAGCGTCAATAAAGACTCGGACAAATACTTCGACCGTATTGCTGCTATCGAATACACGTTAGCGCACGACGACGGTATTACTTTAAAAGGCTTGGAAGAGGCAGACATTATCTTGTTGGGCGTCTCTCGCAGCGGTAAAACACCCACGAGCTTGTACATGGCAATGCAGTTTGGTTTACGCGTCGCAAACTATCCGTTTATCCATGATGATATTGCTCGCTTAAGGTTGTTACCGGAGTTTGAGATATATCGCCATAAGCTGTTTGGTTTGACGATTGATGCGGAAAGGCTGACCGAGATCCGAGAAAATCGATTGGCAGGCAGTGAGTATGCGAGTGACTCTCAATGTTTGTATGAGCTGAAAACGGTAGAAGGGTTGTTCAGACGTGAAGCCATTCCATACATCAACACCTCGTCACTGTCTGTTGAAGAGATTTCGACACGAATCTTGGAACGTATAGGGTTGAGAAGACGCTTGCTCTGA